Proteins encoded together in one Fibrobacter succinogenes window:
- a CDS encoding RimK family protein, with product MKKIIVVNTPKNWKFHIPEAEIVSAKDYLTNPDFTTQKNVRVFNLCKDYSYQSKGYYVSLLAEARGHKVIPNVKNIRDFKAPAVVKIISDDIDELIQKSLHKLTGTEFVLSIYFGQNVSAQYLELSQALYRIFQAPLLRAKFVFKQKWFIQSIRPISVDEIPETHKEMVDQFAIEYFQKDRYVSPKTEDYVYDLGILTNPEEVEPPSNKEAIQLFIEAAQDTGFRVEMITKTDYHRVGEFDAIFIRETTNVNHHTYAFARRAQSEGIAVIDDPDSILRCSNKVYLQELMTVGKIPSPKTIIAHSENRHTLAKEIGFPMVIKTPDSSFSMGVKKANNKEELEKILDTMFEHSDLLIAQEFTPTEFDWRIGILDGKPLFACKYYMAKDHWQIYNWDSKDKNEVCGKWDCLPIESVPHGIVKTALRVASLIGNGLYGVDLKEINGHPVVIEVNDNPSIDHGIEDQVGKKKIYLAIMRSLRHRIEDRQNAAQQKVMQHERDMFL from the coding sequence ATGAAAAAGATAATTGTAGTGAACACGCCAAAGAATTGGAAGTTCCACATTCCCGAAGCCGAAATTGTCTCGGCAAAAGACTACCTGACTAATCCCGATTTTACAACTCAGAAAAACGTTCGTGTTTTCAACTTGTGCAAAGACTACAGCTACCAGAGCAAGGGTTATTATGTAAGCCTGCTTGCCGAAGCGCGCGGTCACAAGGTCATCCCGAACGTCAAGAATATCCGCGACTTCAAAGCCCCTGCAGTCGTGAAAATCATCAGCGACGATATCGACGAGCTGATCCAGAAGAGCCTGCACAAGCTGACCGGCACAGAATTCGTACTTTCCATTTACTTTGGGCAGAACGTCAGCGCGCAATACCTGGAGCTTTCGCAGGCTCTTTACCGCATTTTCCAGGCACCGCTCCTGCGTGCAAAATTTGTCTTCAAGCAAAAATGGTTCATCCAGTCTATCCGCCCGATTAGCGTTGACGAAATTCCTGAAACGCACAAAGAAATGGTAGACCAGTTTGCCATCGAATACTTCCAAAAAGACCGCTATGTCTCCCCCAAGACGGAAGATTACGTGTATGATCTAGGCATTTTAACGAATCCCGAAGAAGTGGAACCGCCAAGCAACAAGGAAGCCATCCAGCTCTTTATCGAAGCCGCACAAGATACGGGTTTCCGCGTGGAAATGATTACCAAGACGGACTACCACCGCGTTGGTGAATTTGATGCCATCTTCATCCGCGAAACGACAAACGTCAACCATCACACTTACGCATTTGCACGCCGCGCCCAGAGCGAAGGCATCGCCGTCATTGACGACCCCGATAGTATTTTACGTTGCTCTAACAAAGTTTATTTGCAAGAACTGATGACAGTCGGCAAGATTCCCTCCCCGAAGACGATTATCGCCCACAGCGAAAACCGCCACACGCTCGCCAAGGAAATCGGATTCCCGATGGTCATCAAGACGCCTGATTCGAGCTTTAGCATGGGCGTCAAGAAGGCGAACAACAAGGAAGAACTCGAAAAGATTCTCGACACGATGTTCGAGCATAGCGACTTGCTCATCGCTCAAGAATTCACGCCCACAGAATTTGACTGGAGAATCGGTATTCTCGACGGAAAGCCGCTCTTTGCCTGTAAATACTACATGGCAAAGGACCACTGGCAAATCTACAACTGGGATAGCAAGGACAAGAACGAGGTCTGCGGCAAGTGGGATTGCCTCCCGATTGAAAGCGTCCCGCACGGCATCGTGAAAACGGCCCTCCGCGTAGCAAGCCTTATCGGCAACGGGCTTTACGGCGTGGACCTCAAGGAAATCAACGGTCATCCGGTTGTAATCGAAGTGAATGACAACCCGAGTATCGACCACGGGATCGAAGATCAAGTTGGCAAAAAGAAGATTTATCTCGCCATCATGAGAAGCCTGCGCCACCGCATCGAAGACCGCCAAAACGCAGCACAACAGAAAGTGATGCAGCATGAAAGGGATATGTTTTTATAA
- a CDS encoding glutamate-cysteine ligase family protein, translating into MTNYKLWERFGVEMEFMIVDRDTLKVLPRADVPLGKDKDGNQLSDVEYDDIGLSNELVSHVLEFKCAHPKSTFDGLGKRFFHEIRRANKKLEKINAMLLPSACHPFMDPAEMQLWPYDCLDIYQTYDRIFNCKGHGWANLQSTHLNLSFDGDEEFGELHAAIRLLLPLIPAIAASSPYLDGKYTGYRDARIEVYRHNQDKVPEITGQVIPEQAYSYDEYNKMIFDKVKKAIAPYDTEHLLNHFFLNSRGAIARFDRGAIEIRLVDIQECPNADIAIVELEIATLKAIVNGKFAASRTSNAASASDAASANSVPHTLKEYREFLRNFDTTRLAELLAKTTKDAENAQIDWQEYLSVFGMNFATSPAITPASAPVTAGDIWKHIYSVVKNDLTEVSQCFMEKMLERGTLSSALYKALGDAPAHEAFVTEYKKLADCLAHNRLYGVCD; encoded by the coding sequence ATGACTAACTACAAACTTTGGGAACGCTTCGGCGTCGAAATGGAATTCATGATTGTCGATCGCGACACGCTCAAGGTGTTGCCTCGCGCCGATGTTCCCCTCGGAAAAGACAAAGACGGCAATCAACTCTCCGATGTGGAATACGATGACATCGGACTTTCAAATGAACTTGTAAGCCATGTGCTGGAATTCAAGTGTGCTCACCCAAAATCGACATTTGACGGGCTTGGCAAGCGATTTTTCCACGAGATTCGCCGTGCAAACAAGAAGCTCGAAAAAATCAACGCGATGCTTTTGCCAAGCGCCTGCCATCCGTTCATGGACCCGGCTGAAATGCAGCTTTGGCCGTACGATTGCCTCGACATTTACCAAACTTACGACCGCATTTTCAACTGCAAAGGCCACGGCTGGGCAAACTTGCAAAGCACGCACCTAAACCTTTCTTTTGATGGAGACGAAGAATTTGGCGAACTCCACGCAGCGATTCGCTTGCTGTTGCCGCTGATCCCCGCCATTGCAGCAAGCAGCCCGTATCTCGACGGCAAATACACCGGCTATCGCGACGCCCGCATCGAGGTCTATCGCCACAACCAAGACAAAGTTCCAGAAATCACGGGCCAAGTCATCCCGGAACAGGCGTACAGCTACGATGAATACAACAAAATGATTTTCGACAAAGTCAAGAAGGCTATCGCCCCGTACGATACCGAACACTTGCTCAATCATTTCTTTTTAAACAGTCGTGGTGCCATAGCCCGCTTTGACCGCGGAGCAATTGAAATCCGCCTCGTCGATATTCAGGAATGCCCGAACGCCGACATCGCCATTGTAGAGCTTGAAATAGCAACACTTAAGGCGATTGTGAATGGCAAGTTCGCGGCATCTCGCACAAGCAATGCCGCAAGCGCTTCCGACGCAGCCTCCGCAAATTCCGTGCCGCACACGCTCAAGGAATACCGCGAATTCTTGCGCAACTTCGACACGACTCGCCTTGCAGAACTCCTCGCCAAGACCACGAAGGACGCCGAAAACGCCCAAATCGATTGGCAAGAATACCTCTCCGTATTCGGCATGAATTTCGCGACCTCCCCCGCGATCACCCCCGCATCCGCCCCGGTTACCGCCGGCGACATCTGGAAGCACATTTACAGCGTTGTGAAAAACGACCTCACAGAAGTCTCGCAGTGCTTCATGGAAAAAATGCTCGAACGCGGAACGCTCTCCAGCGCCCTCTATAAAGCGCTCGGCGATGCCCCCGCCCACGAAGCATTTGTCACGGAATACAAAAAATTAGCCGATTGCCTCGCCCATAACCGGCTCTATGGAGTCTGCGATTAA